A region from the Cryptosporangium arvum DSM 44712 genome encodes:
- a CDS encoding TldD/PmbA family protein — MAHEIDQRFLALPRTALADAALQRARDLGASHADFRLERLRSQGLSLRDGRLEGSHDGEDVGFAVRVVHDGAWGFAAGVDLTVDAVVAAASTAVQVAKVSARMSTERIELAAEPVYQDAQWISSYLVNPFDVPETEKVALLAEYSQRLLGAAGISHVTAGLSQVLEGKFYADTAGTVVTQQRVRVNPSIQALSVDAESGRFETMDSIAPPVGRGWEYLTGTGWDWDTELASLPSLLAEKMAAPSVEPGRYDLVVDPSNLWLTIHESVGHATELDRALGYEANYAGTSFATPDQIGTLRYGSGVMDVTGDRTVEHGLATVGWDDEGVAGQSWDIVRSGTLVGYQLDRRMAALLGAQLGVSRSNGCAFADSPGHVPIQRMANVSLAPASSDVSTADLISGVERGIYVVGDKSWSIDMQRYNFQFTGQRFFEIRNGRLAGQLRDVAYQSNTLDFWGSMEAVGGPSTWVLGGAFNCGKAQPGQVAPVSHGCPSALFRDVAILNTVQEGGR; from the coding sequence GTGGCGCACGAGATCGATCAGCGTTTCCTCGCCCTACCCCGCACGGCACTAGCCGACGCAGCCCTGCAGAGGGCTCGTGACCTCGGTGCGAGCCATGCGGACTTCCGCCTCGAACGACTGCGTTCGCAGGGGCTGTCGCTGCGCGACGGACGCCTCGAAGGCAGCCACGACGGCGAAGACGTCGGCTTCGCCGTGCGTGTCGTGCACGACGGCGCCTGGGGCTTCGCGGCCGGCGTCGACCTGACCGTGGACGCGGTCGTCGCGGCGGCTTCGACGGCAGTACAGGTGGCGAAAGTCAGCGCCCGGATGAGCACCGAGCGGATCGAGCTGGCCGCCGAGCCGGTGTACCAGGACGCGCAGTGGATCTCGTCGTATCTCGTGAACCCGTTCGACGTGCCGGAGACCGAGAAGGTCGCGCTGCTGGCGGAGTACTCCCAGCGCCTGCTGGGGGCAGCCGGCATCAGCCACGTGACCGCCGGGCTCTCCCAGGTGCTCGAGGGCAAGTTCTACGCCGACACCGCGGGGACGGTCGTCACCCAGCAGCGAGTGCGCGTGAATCCGAGCATCCAGGCGCTGTCGGTGGACGCCGAGAGCGGCCGGTTCGAGACGATGGACAGCATCGCGCCGCCCGTCGGCCGCGGCTGGGAGTACCTCACCGGCACCGGCTGGGACTGGGACACCGAGCTGGCTTCGCTGCCCTCCCTGCTGGCCGAGAAGATGGCGGCGCCCAGCGTCGAGCCGGGCCGTTACGACCTGGTGGTCGACCCGTCGAACCTGTGGCTGACGATCCACGAGTCGGTCGGCCACGCCACCGAACTCGACCGCGCGCTCGGCTACGAGGCCAACTACGCCGGCACCTCGTTCGCGACCCCCGACCAGATCGGCACGCTGCGGTACGGCTCCGGCGTCATGGACGTCACCGGCGACCGCACCGTCGAGCACGGCCTGGCCACGGTCGGCTGGGACGACGAGGGCGTGGCCGGGCAGTCGTGGGACATCGTGCGCTCCGGCACCCTGGTGGGTTACCAGTTGGACCGGCGGATGGCCGCGCTGCTGGGGGCGCAGCTCGGGGTGTCCCGGTCCAACGGGTGCGCGTTCGCGGACTCGCCCGGGCACGTGCCGATCCAGCGGATGGCGAACGTGTCGCTGGCCCCTGCGTCGTCGGACGTGTCGACCGCGGACCTGATCAGCGGGGTCGAGCGCGGGATCTACGTGGTCGGCGACAAGTCCTGGTCGATCGACATGCAGCGCTACAACTTCCAGTTCACCGGCCAGCGCTTCTTCGAGATCCGCAACGGCCGCCTGGCCGGGCAGCTGCGTGACGTGGCCTACCAGAGCAACACGCTGGATTTCTGGGGATCGATGGAGGCCGTCGGCGGCCCGTCGACCTGGGTTCTCGGCGGCGCGTTCAACTGCGGCAAGGCCCAGCCGGGCCAGGTGGCGCCGGTGTCGCACGGCTGCCCGAGCGCGCTGTTCCGCGACGTCGCGATCCTCAACACGGTGCAGGAGGGCGGGCGATGA
- a CDS encoding DEAD/DEAH box helicase: MQRVRRGRTSDPVTHVEHLPARAAVHVDWPAWVPPSLRDAYAARGVSRPWSHQVEAAEAAFSGESVVVATGTASGKSLAYQLPTLSALLSDPRATALYLSPTKALAADQLRGLLDVAEAVNGGVRPALYDGDTADTEREWVRAHSRLVLTNPDMLHRGILPRHEAWASFFRRLRYVVIDECHSYRGVFGSHVAHVLRRLRRVCARYRSSPVFVCASATVSDPGASAFSLVGLPVRTVTDDGSPRGATTFALWEPPVSPLVGERGVPTRRSATAEAADLLADLVAEGARTLAFVRSRRGAEAVALGAKRALAEAVPELVEQVAAYRAGYLADDRRELENALRSGALLGLASTNALELGVDVTGLDAVVLTGYPGRIASLWQQAGRAGRGSRDALAVLVARDDPLDSYLVHHPSAVFGRPVEATVLDPSNPYVLGPQLACAAAELPLTEADLPLFGGDAARYALDGLVAAGVLRRRPAGWYWTSRGRPDADLRGTGGEPVSIVEASTGRLLGTVDAGSAPSSVHTGAVHLHRGETFVVEELDLDDLVALVRRAEPDWYTQSQDVTELDIVSVEHQVEADGVQLCFGTVDVTNQVVSFQRKRILSGEVLDEQPLDLPAQQLRTRAVWYTVEESVLALAELDLPDVGGAAHAAEHAAIGLLPLVASCDRWDIGGLSTASHQDTGLATVFVYDGHPGGAGFAERGFDAAVEWLTATRDAIVGCECSTGCPSCVYSPKCGNGNDPLDKAGAVRLLTAVVDRVRRAAPRQSTFGVQVGGSHPR, from the coding sequence TTGCAGCGGGTACGCCGGGGCCGCACGAGCGATCCCGTGACACATGTGGAACATCTTCCCGCTCGAGCCGCGGTTCATGTCGACTGGCCGGCCTGGGTTCCGCCGTCTCTTCGCGACGCCTACGCCGCCCGGGGCGTGTCGCGGCCGTGGTCGCACCAGGTCGAGGCCGCGGAGGCCGCGTTCTCCGGCGAGTCGGTGGTGGTCGCGACCGGTACGGCGTCCGGCAAGTCGCTGGCGTACCAGCTGCCGACGCTGAGCGCGCTGCTGTCGGACCCGCGGGCGACCGCGCTGTACCTCTCGCCCACCAAGGCGCTCGCCGCCGACCAGCTGCGCGGCCTGCTCGACGTCGCCGAAGCGGTGAACGGAGGAGTCCGGCCGGCGCTCTACGACGGCGACACCGCCGACACCGAGCGTGAATGGGTCCGGGCGCACAGCCGCCTCGTGCTCACCAACCCCGACATGCTGCACCGCGGGATCCTGCCCCGGCACGAGGCGTGGGCGTCGTTCTTCCGGCGGCTGCGGTACGTCGTCATCGACGAGTGCCACTCCTACCGCGGGGTGTTCGGCTCGCACGTGGCGCACGTCCTGCGCCGGTTGCGTCGGGTCTGCGCGCGGTACCGGTCCTCGCCGGTGTTCGTGTGCGCGTCGGCGACCGTGTCCGACCCGGGGGCTTCGGCGTTCTCTCTCGTGGGCCTGCCGGTGCGGACGGTGACCGACGACGGGTCGCCACGCGGTGCGACGACGTTCGCGCTCTGGGAGCCTCCGGTGTCTCCGCTGGTGGGTGAACGGGGTGTACCGACCAGGCGGTCCGCGACAGCCGAGGCCGCCGATCTGCTGGCCGACCTGGTCGCGGAGGGCGCGCGGACGCTGGCGTTCGTCCGGTCCCGCCGGGGCGCGGAGGCGGTGGCGCTCGGAGCGAAGCGCGCGCTGGCCGAGGCGGTGCCGGAGCTGGTCGAGCAGGTGGCCGCGTATCGCGCCGGCTACCTGGCCGACGACCGGCGCGAGCTGGAGAACGCGCTGCGCTCGGGAGCGTTGCTCGGCCTGGCGTCCACGAACGCGCTGGAGCTCGGCGTCGACGTGACCGGGCTGGACGCGGTCGTGCTCACCGGGTACCCGGGTCGGATCGCGTCGCTCTGGCAGCAGGCCGGCCGCGCCGGACGCGGTAGCCGGGACGCGCTCGCGGTGCTGGTGGCCCGCGACGACCCGCTCGACAGCTACCTCGTGCACCACCCGTCGGCGGTGTTCGGGCGGCCGGTCGAGGCGACCGTGCTGGACCCGTCGAACCCGTACGTGCTGGGGCCGCAGCTGGCGTGCGCGGCGGCGGAACTGCCGCTGACCGAGGCCGACCTGCCGCTGTTCGGCGGCGACGCGGCCCGGTACGCGCTGGACGGCCTGGTCGCCGCCGGTGTCCTCCGGCGCCGCCCGGCCGGTTGGTACTGGACGTCCCGCGGCCGGCCGGACGCCGATCTGCGTGGCACCGGAGGGGAGCCGGTCTCGATCGTCGAGGCCTCGACCGGGCGGCTGCTCGGCACCGTGGACGCCGGCTCGGCGCCGTCGAGCGTGCACACGGGCGCCGTCCACCTCCACCGCGGCGAGACGTTCGTCGTCGAGGAACTGGACCTGGACGACCTGGTGGCGCTGGTCCGGCGGGCGGAACCGGACTGGTACACCCAGTCCCAGGACGTCACCGAGCTCGACATCGTCTCGGTGGAGCACCAGGTCGAGGCCGACGGCGTGCAGCTGTGCTTCGGCACCGTCGACGTCACCAACCAGGTCGTGTCGTTCCAGCGCAAGCGCATCCTCTCCGGCGAGGTGCTGGACGAGCAGCCGCTCGACCTACCTGCGCAGCAGCTGCGCACGCGGGCGGTCTGGTACACGGTCGAGGAGTCGGTGCTGGCCCTCGCCGAGCTCGACCTGCCCGACGTCGGGGGCGCCGCCCACGCCGCCGAACACGCCGCGATCGGCCTGCTGCCGCTCGTCGCCAGCTGCGACCGGTGGGACATCGGCGGCCTCTCGACCGCGTCCCATCAGGACACCGGCCTGGCGACCGTGTTCGTCTACGACGGCCATCCGGGCGGCGCCGGGTTCGCCGAGCGCGGGTTCGACGCGGCCGTCGAGTGGCTCACGGCCACCCGCGATGCCATCGTCGGATGCGAGTGCTCGACCGGGTGCCCGTCGTGCGTTTACTCGCCGAAATGCGGCAACGGCAACGATCCGCTGGACAAAGCCGGTGCTGTCAGGTTGCTGACAGCAGTAGTCGACCGCGTGCGGCGCGCCGCGCCCCGACAGAGTACGTTTGGCGTCCAGGTCGGGGGGTCACACCCTCGGTGA
- a CDS encoding STAS domain-containing protein — MELSLTTRAVGRHTVLAVGGEIDVYTAPQLRSELIRLADAGFAHIVVDMERVDFLDSTGLGVLVGALKRARAAGGSVELVSSQPKILKIFNVTGLEKVFNIHASVDEAVAAG; from the coding sequence GTGGAGCTGTCGTTGACGACCCGGGCCGTGGGACGTCACACGGTCCTCGCGGTCGGCGGTGAAATCGACGTCTACACCGCGCCGCAGCTGCGTTCGGAGCTGATCCGCCTCGCCGACGCCGGGTTCGCCCACATCGTCGTCGACATGGAACGAGTGGACTTCCTCGACTCGACCGGGCTCGGTGTTCTGGTCGGTGCGTTGAAGCGGGCCCGTGCGGCCGGCGGCTCGGTCGAGCTGGTCTCGTCCCAGCCGAAGATCCTGAAGATCTTCAACGTGACCGGTCTGGAGAAGGTCTTCAACATCCATGCCTCGGTCGATGAGGCGGTTGCGGCCGGTTGA
- a CDS encoding ATP-binding protein — translation MRTVRLAFSPTPAHVRTARLVAVATARNAGVAEGILDEIRLAVGEACSRAVSLHVQHKRSELVEVEFTDGPRFEVVVRDSAPADQALHADLAVTSPFVAGPAFAETESEEEVAAGVGLALLTGLVDDVTVTPATDRDGTVVRMTWESSTR, via the coding sequence ATGCGCACCGTGAGGTTGGCGTTCTCCCCGACCCCCGCGCATGTCCGTACTGCGCGCCTGGTGGCCGTCGCGACCGCGCGTAACGCCGGTGTGGCCGAGGGGATCCTGGACGAGATCCGGCTCGCCGTGGGTGAGGCCTGCTCCCGGGCGGTGAGCCTGCACGTCCAGCACAAACGATCCGAGCTGGTCGAGGTCGAGTTCACCGACGGGCCGCGGTTCGAAGTGGTCGTGCGCGACTCCGCCCCCGCCGACCAGGCGCTGCACGCCGATCTCGCGGTGACCAGCCCGTTCGTCGCCGGTCCGGCGTTCGCGGAGACCGAGTCGGAGGAGGAGGTCGCGGCCGGGGTCGGCCTCGCGCTCCTCACCGGTCTGGTCGACGACGTGACGGTCACTCCCGCGACCGACCGGGACGGAACGGTCGTCCGCATGACGTGGGAATCCTCCACCCGCTAA
- a CDS encoding sodium-translocating pyrophosphatase, with product MEGLNSAIDGGGVNISGDNITYVVIAAAIALLALGVAAALVRAVLAAGQGTAKMQEIAAAVQEGASAYLARQFKTLGIFVVVAVVLLFVLPVPGDDIGVRIGRSVFFVVGALFSAFIGYIGMWLATRANVRVAAAAREKDGAPTAVRIAFRTGGVVGFFTVGLGLLGASVVVLIYKGDAPTVLEGFGFGAALLAMFMRVGGGIFTKAADVGADLVGKVEQGIPEDDPRNAATIADNVGDNVGDCAGMAADLFESYAVTLVASLILGRVAFGEEGLVFPLIVPAIGVVTAIIGVFITRLRASDKNGMTAINRAFFISALISAVLCSIAAFLYLPSSFDGFTGVSESIAAHDGDPRLIAVVAVLIGIVLAAAIQLLTGYFTAVGSRPVRDIGKTALTGPATVVLSGITVGLESAVYTALVISAGVFGAYLLGGGVTVISLFAVALAGTGLLTTVGVIVAMDTFGPISDNAQGIAEMSGDIDEAGARILTDLDAVGNTTKAITKGIAIATAVLAATALFGSYTDAVRTAATEAGQRITGEYAGVLDVANPKNLVGLIIGASVVFLFSGLAINAVTRAAGAIVFEVRRQFREIPGIMEGTGKPEYGKVVDICTKDSLRELATPGLLAVLAPVAVGFGLGVGPLGAYLAGAIATGTLMAVFLANSGGAWDNAKKMVEDGAFGGKGSAAHDATVIGDTVGDPFKDTAGPAINPLIKVMNLVSLIVAPAVVTLSVGADENVGVRVAIALVATAVIVGAVIVSRRRPISIAEDEEEPAKVPTQPVGV from the coding sequence ATGGAAGGGCTCAACTCCGCCATCGACGGCGGAGGCGTAAACATCAGCGGCGACAACATCACGTACGTAGTGATCGCCGCGGCCATTGCCCTACTCGCGCTCGGCGTAGCCGCGGCCTTGGTGCGCGCGGTACTCGCCGCGGGCCAGGGCACCGCGAAGATGCAGGAGATCGCCGCGGCGGTTCAGGAAGGAGCCTCCGCCTACCTGGCCCGTCAGTTCAAGACGCTCGGGATCTTCGTCGTCGTCGCGGTCGTGCTTCTGTTCGTCCTCCCCGTTCCGGGTGACGACATCGGAGTGAGGATCGGACGTTCGGTCTTCTTCGTCGTCGGCGCGTTGTTCTCGGCGTTCATCGGCTACATCGGCATGTGGCTGGCCACCCGAGCGAACGTCCGCGTGGCCGCGGCGGCCCGGGAGAAGGACGGCGCGCCCACCGCGGTGCGGATCGCCTTCCGTACCGGTGGCGTCGTCGGCTTCTTCACGGTCGGCCTCGGCCTGCTCGGCGCCTCGGTCGTCGTCCTGATCTACAAGGGCGACGCGCCGACCGTGCTCGAGGGCTTCGGCTTCGGCGCGGCGCTGCTCGCGATGTTCATGCGGGTCGGCGGCGGCATCTTCACCAAGGCCGCCGACGTCGGCGCCGACCTCGTCGGCAAGGTCGAGCAGGGCATCCCCGAGGACGACCCGCGCAACGCCGCGACGATCGCCGACAACGTGGGCGACAACGTGGGTGACTGCGCCGGTATGGCCGCGGACCTGTTCGAGTCCTACGCCGTCACGCTCGTCGCGTCGCTGATCCTGGGTCGCGTCGCGTTCGGCGAGGAGGGCCTGGTCTTCCCGCTCATCGTGCCCGCGATCGGCGTCGTCACCGCGATCATCGGTGTCTTCATCACCCGCCTGCGAGCGAGCGACAAGAACGGCATGACCGCGATCAACCGGGCGTTCTTCATCTCCGCGCTCATCTCCGCGGTGCTGTGCTCGATCGCCGCGTTCCTCTACCTGCCGTCGTCCTTCGACGGCTTCACCGGCGTCAGCGAGTCGATCGCCGCCCACGACGGCGACCCGCGCCTGATCGCGGTCGTGGCGGTGCTCATCGGCATCGTGCTGGCCGCGGCCATCCAGCTGCTCACCGGCTACTTCACCGCGGTCGGCAGCCGGCCGGTGCGCGACATCGGCAAGACCGCGCTCACCGGCCCGGCCACGGTCGTGCTGTCGGGCATCACCGTCGGTCTCGAGTCGGCCGTCTACACCGCTCTGGTCATCAGCGCCGGCGTCTTCGGCGCGTACCTGCTCGGTGGTGGCGTCACGGTGATCTCGCTGTTCGCGGTGGCGCTCGCCGGTACCGGTCTGCTCACCACGGTCGGTGTCATCGTCGCCATGGACACGTTCGGCCCGATCTCCGACAACGCTCAGGGCATCGCCGAGATGTCCGGCGACATCGACGAGGCCGGCGCCCGGATCCTCACCGACCTGGACGCCGTCGGCAACACCACGAAGGCCATCACCAAGGGCATCGCGATCGCCACCGCGGTGCTCGCGGCGACCGCGCTGTTCGGCTCGTACACCGATGCGGTGCGCACCGCGGCCACGGAGGCCGGGCAGCGGATCACCGGCGAGTACGCGGGCGTGCTCGACGTCGCCAACCCGAAGAACCTCGTCGGGCTGATCATCGGCGCGTCGGTCGTGTTCCTGTTCTCCGGTCTGGCGATCAACGCCGTGACCCGGGCGGCCGGCGCGATCGTGTTCGAGGTCCGGCGCCAGTTCCGGGAGATCCCCGGGATCATGGAGGGCACCGGCAAGCCGGAGTACGGCAAGGTCGTCGACATCTGCACGAAGGACTCGCTGCGCGAGCTGGCGACGCCGGGTCTGCTGGCGGTGCTCGCGCCGGTGGCGGTCGGGTTCGGGCTCGGGGTCGGGCCGCTCGGCGCCTACCTGGCCGGTGCGATCGCTACCGGCACGCTGATGGCGGTGTTCCTGGCCAACTCCGGTGGGGCCTGGGACAACGCGAAGAAGATGGTCGAGGACGGGGCGTTCGGCGGCAAGGGTTCCGCCGCCCACGACGCCACGGTGATCGGTGACACGGTCGGTGACCCGTTCAAGGACACCGCAGGCCCGGCGATCAACCCGCTGATCAAGGTGATGAACCTGGTCTCGCTGATCGTCGCGCCCGCCGTCGTCACGCTGTCGGTCGGTGCGGACGAGAACGTCGGCGTCCGGGTGGCCATCGCGCTCGTGGCCACCGCGGTCATCGTCGGCGCGGTCATCGTCTCCCGCCGCCGCCCGATCTCGATCGCCGAGGACGAGGAAGAGCCCGCGAAGGTGCCCACGCAGCCAGTGGGGGTGTAA
- a CDS encoding response regulator, producing the protein MTEPLPIEVLLVEDDPGDVLMTREAFEDHKLRNSLHVVNNGADALLFLRKQGEFAGVPTPDLVLLDLNLPRMDGREVLAEIKADETLRRIPVVVLTTSEAEEDVLRSYNLHANAYVTKPVDFEQFVNVVRQVDEFFLTVVRLPPA; encoded by the coding sequence GTGACTGAGCCGCTACCCATCGAGGTCCTGCTGGTCGAGGACGATCCGGGCGACGTCCTGATGACCCGGGAAGCGTTCGAGGACCACAAGCTGCGCAATTCGCTGCACGTGGTGAACAACGGCGCCGACGCGCTGCTCTTCCTCCGCAAGCAGGGCGAGTTCGCCGGCGTTCCGACGCCCGACCTGGTGCTGCTGGACCTCAACCTGCCGCGGATGGACGGCCGCGAGGTACTCGCGGAGATCAAGGCCGACGAGACGCTCCGGAGGATCCCGGTGGTGGTGCTGACCACCTCGGAGGCCGAAGAGGACGTCCTGCGCAGCTACAACCTGCATGCGAACGCCTACGTGACGAAGCCCGTGGACTTCGAGCAGTTCGTGAACGTCGTCCGCCAGGTCGACGAGTTCTTCCTGACGGTGGTTCGCCTGCCCCCGGCATGA
- a CDS encoding sensor histidine kinase, with product MNSGTGEWTLRRRLLTTFIVVGAMTAVIAGLAATALGRVIDRNNDLLGRIGPARLSGYQLESALLDQETGVRGYVLTKQATFLEPYDEGLNDQRAHLRTIRDSIPEDDGLHDDLDRVDGAINAWRSRYADPAIAAARTGRTATTTVDDEGKALFDAVRKAIATFQNDLTDIRNGIYDDLQSAIRTLIAVAVVALLGILIAGFVLWRALGRWVLQPLERIGAETKQVVGGSLTHKVTVDGPQEITAVAADVDAMRHSLVAALSTAVAAQDRLKEQTDQLAAQTADLQRSNTELEQFAYVASHDLQEPLRKVASFCQMLSRRYSGQLDERGQQYIDFAVDGAKRMQRLINDLLAFSRVGRTTGEFEDVALDSVLDRALTSLGSTIEESDADVQADVLPHVNGNPILLTQVFQNLIGNAIKFHGMAAPRVRITVEQKDDTFEFVCSDNGIGIEPQYAERVFVIFQRLHGKEQYDGTGIGLAMVRKIIEHHGGRIWLDTESAAGGGTTFRWTLPVPSELEAATTGVGAVRTESNA from the coding sequence ATGAACTCCGGCACCGGTGAATGGACGCTACGACGGCGTCTGCTCACCACGTTCATCGTGGTCGGAGCGATGACCGCGGTCATCGCCGGGCTCGCGGCCACCGCGCTGGGGCGGGTCATCGACCGCAACAACGACCTGCTCGGCCGCATCGGGCCGGCCCGGCTGTCGGGCTACCAGCTGGAGTCCGCGCTCCTCGACCAGGAGACCGGCGTCCGCGGCTACGTACTGACCAAGCAGGCGACGTTCCTGGAGCCCTACGACGAGGGCCTGAACGACCAGCGGGCCCACCTGCGGACGATCCGGGACTCGATTCCCGAGGACGACGGGCTGCACGACGACCTGGACCGGGTCGACGGCGCGATAAACGCGTGGCGCAGCCGGTACGCCGATCCGGCGATCGCCGCCGCCCGCACCGGTCGGACCGCGACGACGACCGTCGACGACGAGGGCAAGGCGCTGTTCGACGCGGTCCGGAAAGCGATCGCCACGTTCCAGAACGACCTCACCGACATCCGCAACGGCATCTACGACGACCTCCAGTCCGCGATCAGGACGCTCATCGCGGTGGCGGTCGTGGCGTTGCTCGGCATCCTGATCGCCGGGTTCGTCCTGTGGCGGGCGCTCGGCCGCTGGGTCTTGCAGCCGCTGGAACGGATCGGCGCGGAGACCAAGCAGGTCGTCGGCGGCTCGCTCACCCACAAGGTCACGGTGGACGGCCCGCAGGAGATCACCGCGGTGGCCGCCGATGTCGACGCGATGCGGCACTCGCTGGTGGCGGCCCTGTCCACCGCGGTCGCCGCGCAGGACCGGCTCAAGGAGCAGACCGACCAGCTGGCAGCCCAGACCGCCGACCTGCAGCGCTCCAACACCGAGCTGGAGCAGTTCGCGTACGTCGCCTCGCACGACCTGCAGGAGCCGCTGCGCAAGGTCGCCAGCTTCTGCCAGATGCTGTCGCGGCGCTACTCCGGGCAGCTCGACGAGCGCGGCCAGCAGTACATCGACTTCGCCGTGGACGGCGCGAAACGAATGCAGCGGCTGATCAACGACCTGCTGGCGTTCTCCCGGGTCGGCCGCACCACCGGTGAGTTCGAGGACGTCGCGCTCGACAGCGTGCTCGACCGGGCGCTCACCAGCCTGGGCAGCACGATCGAGGAGAGCGACGCCGACGTCCAGGCCGACGTGCTGCCGCACGTGAACGGCAACCCGATCCTGCTGACCCAGGTGTTCCAGAACCTGATCGGCAACGCGATCAAGTTCCATGGCATGGCCGCGCCGCGGGTGCGGATCACCGTCGAGCAGAAGGACGACACGTTCGAGTTCGTCTGCAGCGACAACGGCATCGGCATCGAGCCGCAGTACGCCGAGCGGGTGTTCGTGATCTTCCAGCGGTTGCACGGCAAGGAGCAGTACGACGGCACCGGGATCGGGCTGGCGATGGTGCGCAAGATCATCGAGCACCACGGCGGCCGGATCTGGCTCGACACCGAGTCCGCGGCCGGAGGGGGAACGACGTTCCGCTGGACGCTGCCGGTACCGTCGGAACTCGAGGCCGCGACGACCGGGGTGGGCGCGGTGCGAACGGAGAGCAACGCGTGA
- a CDS encoding PP2C family protein-serine/threonine phosphatase — translation MSAATYPPTHGLSGRPVDPADAGPVRVILVEDDHGDAFLVEELLAGARVAFELTWVQNLADATSALDSGVRCVLLDLNLPDATGMEGLTKVLELAPQAAVIVLTGLADEHRGVEAVAAGAEDYLVKGQVDGELLARAIRFAVERKRADSAALRLREAEMLASENARMERALLPTPLLHDDRVHFAHAYRPGRRMALLGGDFFDVIERDGSVFALIGDVSGHGPDEAALGVCLRIAWRTLVLSGVPADGMLPVLDMLVVRERHSPFAFATVCMVVISPDRGSADMYLAGHPSPILVSEPGLVAGGVGQLPMGPRGPALGFLPEGHWPAVPVPLPPSWALLLFTDGLFEARTGNGPDRLGEEGLVDLIARHHPGFPVGISWPETLLDAVEEQNGGALADDAALVVLSHAAEEEVR, via the coding sequence GTGAGCGCTGCCACCTACCCGCCCACGCACGGGCTGAGCGGGCGCCCGGTCGACCCGGCTGACGCCGGTCCGGTCCGGGTCATCCTGGTCGAGGACGACCACGGTGACGCGTTCCTGGTGGAGGAACTACTCGCCGGTGCGCGGGTGGCGTTCGAGCTCACCTGGGTGCAGAACCTCGCCGACGCCACGTCGGCCCTCGATTCCGGTGTGCGGTGCGTGCTGCTCGACCTCAACCTGCCGGACGCCACCGGCATGGAGGGCCTGACCAAGGTGCTCGAGCTCGCGCCGCAGGCCGCTGTGATCGTGCTCACAGGCCTGGCTGACGAGCACCGCGGCGTGGAGGCGGTCGCCGCGGGCGCCGAGGACTACCTGGTGAAGGGGCAGGTCGACGGCGAGCTGCTCGCCCGGGCGATCCGCTTCGCGGTCGAGCGCAAGCGGGCCGACTCGGCCGCGTTGCGTTTGCGCGAGGCCGAGATGCTGGCGAGCGAGAACGCGCGCATGGAGCGGGCACTGCTGCCCACGCCGCTGCTGCACGACGACCGGGTCCACTTCGCCCACGCGTACCGGCCCGGCCGCCGGATGGCGCTGCTCGGCGGCGACTTCTTCGACGTGATCGAGCGTGACGGCTCGGTGTTCGCGTTGATCGGCGACGTCAGCGGCCACGGCCCGGACGAGGCCGCGCTCGGCGTCTGCCTGCGCATCGCCTGGCGGACGCTCGTGCTCTCCGGCGTTCCGGCCGACGGGATGCTGCCGGTGCTCGACATGCTCGTGGTCCGCGAGCGGCACAGCCCGTTCGCGTTCGCGACCGTCTGCATGGTCGTGATCAGCCCCGACCGCGGTTCGGCCGACATGTATCTGGCCGGGCACCCCTCGCCCATTCTGGTCAGCGAGCCCGGTCTCGTCGCCGGCGGAGTGGGTCAACTACCGATGGGGCCGCGCGGCCCGGCGCTCGGGTTCCTGCCCGAGGGGCACTGGCCCGCGGTTCCGGTGCCGCTGCCGCCGTCCTGGGCGCTACTGCTGTTCACCGACGGTTTGTTCGAAGCCCGCACCGGGAACGGGCCGGATCGGCTCGGTGAGGAGGGCCTCGTGGATCTGATCGCCCGGCACCACCCCGGCTTCCCGGTCGGCATCAGCTGGCCGGAAACGCTTCTCGACGCCGTCGAGGAGCAGAACGGCGGCGCGTTGGCCGACGACGCCGCGCTGGTCGTGCTCTCGCACGCCGCCGAGGAAGAGGTCCGATGA
- a CDS encoding STAS domain-containing protein, whose amino-acid sequence MAEVRVSLQVSVEHVDGVARCEIVGEVDMATTPQLRDELLGLVDAGHKYLVLDVSGVPFLDSTGLGVLMEVHRRLRDNSGAAALVGARPALVRLLTITNLSRALPVYRSVEDASAAVTGSPAAEVTG is encoded by the coding sequence ATGGCGGAGGTTCGCGTGTCGTTGCAGGTGAGTGTGGAGCACGTCGACGGTGTCGCGCGCTGCGAGATCGTCGGTGAGGTGGACATGGCCACCACACCGCAGCTGCGGGACGAGCTGCTCGGTCTGGTGGACGCGGGACACAAGTACCTCGTGCTCGATGTGTCCGGAGTGCCGTTCCTGGACTCCACGGGTCTCGGTGTGCTGATGGAGGTGCACCGCCGGCTGCGTGACAACTCCGGAGCGGCGGCGCTCGTCGGTGCGCGGCCGGCGCTCGTGCGTCTGCTGACGATCACCAATCTGTCCCGCGCGCTGCCGGTGTACCGGTCGGTGGAGGACGCCTCGGCGGCGGTGACGGGTTCCCCGGCGGCCGAGGTCACGGGGTGA